The genome window TTTTAATAGTAATACTATAATCTTTCATTTTTTGGCCTGATTTTATCTAGTTCGGCATGTGCTTTTTTCCACATGCTTAAATAATTATCATCTTTTTTAACAGGAATTACATCAAGACCTAAATCCCTATGTTCTTCTATCCATTCTTCATGAAAAACCGGAATTTCAATTTTTATGGGTTCAGATATTTTATTTACAATAATAAGATTCCTATAAGGGAAGTCCCATTCAACAATATAACCCCCAAGACTTAATATGTGATATGGCCTCATAACAAATTTCAAAATAATCACCTTATAATAATCCTAATACAATAGCCAATATTCCAAGTAAAGTTGAACCTAAGATAGTAGGCAATAACTGTCTGTTCGTAAATACTGGAGTAAATGCTGAGAAAATTCCCATCATAAATACAAATATTAAGGTCACAATAATATTTATAATTATATCAAATGAGAAAATATTTGGTGGTACTCCAATAAATAATACTGAAAACAATGCTCCAAGAGTAAACATGAAAAATCCTCTTGTTAATACTACAACTGCCCTATATTTTGAAGCATATTCCATATA of Methanobrevibacter oralis contains these proteins:
- a CDS encoding energy-converting hydrogenase B subunit P; translated protein: MKFVMRPYHILSLGGYIVEWDFPYRNLIIVNKISEPIKIEIPVFHEEWIEEHRDLGLDVIPVKKDDNYLSMWKKAHAELDKIRPKNERL